One Augochlora pura isolate Apur16 chromosome 10, APUR_v2.2.1, whole genome shotgun sequence DNA window includes the following coding sequences:
- the Mdr49 gene encoding multi drug resistance 49 — translation MTRRIYQWTGNPREKAQGMEMEPPKTNSHRQEKIFLKYTLQDAEKDKEETEYMLQENGKPIEFVPPQTKEDDKPAAPEPTLPPVPYFKLFRFATCGELMLVFGGLIMGTLTGLCIPISTIQYGEFTTLLVDRNMENITSTPTLIMEWFGGGKVLGPNSTYEERMTALYDDSVAFGVSSAALSCLQFVFAVFTVDFLNIAASRQIVRVRQMFLRAVLRQDMTWYDINTSTNFASRITEDLDKMKDGIGEKLGVFTYLMVSFISSIIISFIYGWKLTLVVLSCAPIIVIATAVVAKVQSSLTALELNAYGQAGTVAEEVLGAIRTVVAFNGEQKEVDRYAEKLVPAESTGIRRGMWSGVGGGVMWFIIYISYAVAFWYGVQLILDDRPKDEKEYTPAVLVIVFFGVLAGAQNMGLTSPHMEAFAVARGSAAAIFQVLDRQPAIDSLSKEGQRLASVTGEIEFKGVHFQYPARKDVKVLQGLNLKINHGETVALVGGSGCGKSTCLQLIQRLYDPMKGQVLLDGVEISKLNVQWLRSHIGVVGQEPVLFDTTIRENIRYGNESITEEEMIKAAKEANAHDFISKLPEGYDSPVGERGSQLSGGQKQRIAIARALVRRPAILLLDEATSALDLHSEATVQRALDAASKGRTTIVVTHRLSTITNADRIVFIKDGQVVEQGTHEELLALGQHYYGLVSADASATARAKATASAAKTVTAAIPKQKPPLKRQFSTLSMHSHRLSLAGASETSVNQLEEHEKQYDVPMMRIFGLNKPEWFFNMIGCFAAAVVGASFPAFAVLFGEVYSVLGLQDEDEVRQKAVNFAILFLIVGIVTGVGTFLQMYMFGLAGVRMTTRLRRMTFAAMLKQEMGWYDEDTNSVGALCARLSSDAGAVQGATGTRVGAILQALSTLVLGIGLSMYYTWKMTLVSVVSIPLVLGAVFFEARVMSGQGLQEKKKMEAATRIAIEAISNIRTVASLGKEEAFLRRYCVEMEHVAQATRIRNRLRGLVFSCGQTTPFFGYALSLYYGGALVATEGLRYQNVIKVSEALIFGSWMLGQALAFAPNFNTAKISAGRIFQLLDRVPEIASPPDSEDKDLDWVVQAALDKAMEGRTCITIAHRLATIRNADVICVLEKGTVAEMGTHDDLIAADGLYAHLHALQEAAME, via the exons ATGACACGGCGAATTTATCAGTGGACCGGAAACCCGCGCGAGAAGGCGCAGGGTATGGAAATGGAACCCCCCAAAACAAATTCTCATCGAcaggaaaaaatattcttgaagt acACGCTCCAAGACGCGGAGAAGGATAAAGAGGAAACTGAGTATATGCTACAAGAGAATGGCAAACCGAT TGAGTTCGTGCCACCGCAAACGAAGGAGGACGACAAACCGGCCGCGCCGGAGCCCACGTTGCCACCAGTGCCTTACTTCAAACTC TTTCGATTTGCAACATGCGGGGAGCTGATGCTGGTCTTCGGTGGCCTGATCATGGGAACCCTGACAGGCCTCTGTATCCCCATCTCGACGATCCAGTACGGTGAATTCACCACGCTGCTGGTGGATCGCAACATGGAGAATATCACTAGTACACCGACCCTCATCATGGAGTGGTTCGGCGGAGGGAAGGTCCT GGGACCCAACTCCACGTACGAGGAACGAATGACCGCGCTCTACGACGACTCGGTAGCCTTCGGCGTGTCCTCCGCGGCACTGTCCTGCCTCCAGTTCGTCTTTGCCGTGTTCACCGTGGACTTCCTGAACATCGCGGCTTCCCGGCAGATCGTCAGGGTGCGGCAGATGTTCCTGCGAGCCGTTCTGAGACAGGACATGACGTGGTACGACATCAACACGTCGACCAACTTCGCTAGCAGGATTACCGA GGACTTGGACAAGATGAAGGACGGTATCGGCGAGAAGCTCGGCGTGTTCACGTACCTAATGGTCTCCTTCATCTCCTCCATCATTATATCGTTCATTTACGGATGGAAGTTGACGCTGGTGGTGCTGAGCTGCGCGCCGATCATCGTGATAGCCACCGCGGTGGTCGCGAAGGTGCAGAGCTCGTTGACCGCGCTCGAGCTGAACGCGTACGGCCAGGCTGGAACCGTCGCCGAGGAAGTGCTGGGCGCGATCAGGACCGTGGTCGCGTTTAACGGCGAGCAGAAGGAGGTCGACAGATACGCGGAGAAGCTGGTGCCCGCCGAGAGCACCGGAATACGGCGCGGAATGTGGtccggcgtcggcggcggcgttaTGTGGTTTATCATCTACATCAGCTACGCCGTGGCCTTCTG GTACGGCGTGCAGCTGATTCTAGATGACAGACCCAAGGACGAGAAGGAGTACACACCCGCCGTGTTGGTGATCGTGTTCTTCGGCGTGTTGGCCGGTGCCCAGAACATGGGTCTGACGTCGCCTCATATGGAGGCGTTCGCGGTCGCCAGGGGCTCGGCCGCGGCCATTTTTCAAGTGCTCGACCGACAGCCGGCGATCGACAGCCTGAGCAAGGAGGGCCAGAGGCTGGCCAGCGTCACCGGTGAGATAGAGTTCAAGGGCGTGCACTTCCAGTACCCCGCCAGAAAGGACGTGAAGGTGCTGCAGGGTTTGAACCTGAAGATCAATCATGGCGAAACGGTGGCGCTCGTGGGCGGTTCCGGGTGCGGGAAATCGACCTGTCTCCAGCTCATTCAACGTCTCTACGACCCCATGAAAGGACAG GTTCTGCTGGACGGCGTGGAGATCTCGAAGCTGAACGTACAGTGGCTGCGCTCGCACATAGGCGTGGTCGGGCAGGAGCCGGTGCTCTTTGACACAACGATACGGGAGAATATCCGGTACGGAAATGAGAGCATTACCGAGGAGGAGATGATCAAAGCCGCGAAGGAAGCGAACGCTCACGACTTCATCAGCAAACTGCCCGAG GGTTACGACAGCCcggtgggagagagaggatcgcAGCTATCCGGCGGGCAAAAGCAGAGGATCGCCATCGCGCGCGCCCTGGTCAGAAGACCGGCCATACTTTTGCTGGACGAGGCCACTTCCGCATTGGATCTGCACAGCGAGGCGACCGTGCAAAGGGCTTTGGACGCCGCGTCAAAGGGCCGGACGACCATTGTCGTCACCCATCGTCTGTCCACGATCACGAACGCCGACAGGATAGTATTTATTAAGGATGGACAAGTGGTCGAACAAGGCACCCACGAGGAGCTGCTTGCGCTCGGACAACATTACTACGGTCTGGTTTCCGCCGACGCCAGCGCCACTGCCAGAG CGAAAGCAACGGCGTCAGCGGCGAAGACGGTGACAGCGGCCATACCAAAGCAGAAGCCGCCATTGAAGAGGCAATTCTCCACCCTGTCGATGCACTCGCATCGGCTGTCGCTGGCCGGCGCCTCGGAGACCTCCGTGAATCAGTTGGAGGAGCACGAGAAACAGTACGACGTACCGATGATGAGGATATTCGGACTCAACAAGCCGGAATGGTTCTTCAATATGATCG GCTGTTTCGCAGCAGCGGTGGTCGGCGCCTCGTTCCCAGCGTTCGCGGTGTTGTTCGGCGAGGTGTACAGCGTGCTGGGTCTgcaggacgaggacgaggtgCGCCAGAAGGCGGTGAACTTCGCGATCCTGTTCCTGATAGTCGGCATAGTGACCGGGGTGGGCACGTTCCTGCAGATGTACATGTTCGGTTTGGCGGGCGTACGGATGACCACCAGGTTGCGAAGGATGACTTTCGCGGCGATGCTGAAGCAGGAGATGGGCTGGTACGACGAGGACACGAACAGCGTGGGCGCTCTATGCGCCAGGTTGTCGTCGGACGCTGGCGCCGTGCAAGGTGCTACAGGAACCCGAGTGGGCGCCATATTGCAAGCATTATCCACTTTGGTGCTGGGCATCGGCTTGTCCATGTACTACACCTGGAAGATGACACTGGTGTCCGTAGTATCGATACCTCTGGTACTGGGCGCCGTGTTCTTCGAGGCGAGAGTGATGAGCGGCCAAGGCCtgcaagagaaaaagaagatggAGGCTGCTACAAGGATCGCCATCGAAGCTATCTCGAACATTAGAACCGTGGCTAGCTTGGGCAAGGAGGAGGCCTTCCTCAGACGTTATTGCGTCGAGATGGAGCACGTCGCGCAGGCGACCAGGATCAGGAACAGGCTCAGAGGACTCGTCTTCTCTTGCGGACAGACCACCCCCTTCTTCGGCTATGCTCTCAGTCTCTACTACGGTGGAGCTCTGGTGGCCACCGAGGGTCTGCGGTACCAGAACGTCATCAAGGTGTCCGAGGCGCTGATCTTCGGATCCTGGATGCTGGGGCAGGCGCTCGCCTTCGCGCCCAACTTTAACACCGCCAAGATCTCCGCCGGCAGGATATTCCAGCTGCTGGACAGGGTGCCGGAGATCGCCTCGCCACCGGACTCGGAAGACAAAGATCTGGATTGG GTCGTGCAAGCGGCGCTGGACAAGGCGATGGAGGGCAGGACGTGCATCACCATCGCGCACCGTCTGGCCACGATAAGGAACGCGGACGTGATCTGCGTGCTGGAGAAGGGCACGGTCGCGGAGATGGGCACCCACGACGACCTGATAGCGGCGGACGGACTCTACGCACATCTGCACGCCCTCCAAGAAGCGGCGATGGAGTAG